CTAACCCCTTTCGCAATCTCTTCAAGTTTCGAGATTATGTTAGGAACCGATGCACTTGACACGAACCGTGACTCCTCGCCCCCGTCCTCAAACAACCCGGATAAACTACAACCCGGAGAAAACGATATCAAGTCAAACGCGTTCAAACTCGCGGGCCTCGGCATCGACGCCGATACTCGCAACTGCTTCCGGGCCTCGGGTATTGTTTGTGACTCCGAACCCGATGAATAATCAATAACATCGGCTTCAATTTCACCATGAGGCACACTATATAATTTATCATCCTCTAGATAAAATTTAACATCTTGAAACCCCTTTTTAAACCAACGGTTTTCCATAATTTCAGGTATTGTGATCCTTTTCTCAGGATTTGTCTGCAGGAGGCGCTTTAATAAGCGTGTTAATTCCGGTGTGAACCATCTGGGACACCGGAATTCtcctttataaatttttttatacataaccATAACATTTTGATCATTAAATGGCAAATAACCAGCcattaatacaaataaaatcacaccACAAGACCAAACATCAACTTTGGCCGCTTCATAACCTTTTCGGCCCAAAACCTCTGGAGCCACATAAGCTGGCGTCCCACAAAACGTATGAAACAACCCATCACCTCTAATTTGGTCCGAAATCGCGCTTAATCCGAAATCCGAAACTTTTAAGTTACCATCTTCATCTAGCAAGATATTTTCTGGCTTTAAATCTCTATGAAAAACACCACGTGCGTGACAAAATCCTACAGCAGaaattaattgttgaaaataaTTTCTAGCTATTTCTTCTTTTAATCTACCTTTAGCAACTTTATTAAATAGTTCACCTCCTTTAACATATTccataacaaaaaatattttagcTTTTGTTGCCATTACCTCAAAAAGTTGTACAATATTCGGGTGTCTAACACGTCTcaaaattgatatttcacgTTTGATATGCGATATCAAACCACCTTTTAATATTTGTTCTTTGTCGATCACTTTTATTgcaacaaattcatttgttttcACGTTTCGAGCCAAATATACTTTAGAAAAACTGCCATGGCCAAGTAATTTACCGATTTCGTACCGGCCCATTAAGAGACCTTGGCCTTCTttccttgttgttgttgtaggtgatgatgatgagtttGTTGCCATGGTGACAACAATTTTAACAAAATGAAGTTGAAGTTGTAATTGtttaaaagtgtataaaataagGTTTCAAAAGGCAATATTTTGgcctgcttttttttttttgttgttgttgttatttggTGAGTTGTGTTGATGATGTTTGTGAGGTGTATAGTGAGACAGAGGATTTGTATATTTGGCAGATGGGTAtagtttatataagaaaataatcCAACGACTATTCGACATGCTCCGTGACATATATGTCTAAATCAAGGATAAATTATGTATagaaatcaatatattaatattatgtattttaacatcaaactatatttgagtttaaataataataataataatacagaCTAAACTTCAACACATTATAGTTGGCTCATTATCGGTATTTTTTGTCCTTATTATTACCGTCATAACAattcatttaaattaaaaatctgcaaagagaaattgaaaaacaaattacaaTCCAATAGCTAGTATAATGTGAAAACTCTAAGTTCCTAAGCCACCGGATCTATGAAATTAGATAACTAACTATTGAGTGCGGAAACTTTCAAAAGCTAGCAACCAACGATACAATATACATGAACAATAATAACGATTACAAGTAAAACACGAGCTCAACTAAGTAGAGAAAACGTAAAACAAAAGACTAGAGAGATTAACACGTTGCAACTAAACCTCTACTCAAGCCTAAAACATAATGTCTCTATATATAGGCATTGGACATGCTCAAACTCAACCTCCCATGGTCGAACTCGACGTGGTTGAGTTCGACCTGGTCAACCCTATAGTTGACTTGGTCGTGTTTGACCTTATTTCATGCAAAAACAAATCATATAATAAATTACATATCCAAacgactcaagacaaacttttataatgatgttgtcacccaaaatgcaccaacagactcTCCCTTGACATCAacatttagaagttttcatcgaTCTATAAAGTCTTCACTTGTGATGTATAGCAATAGTAACGGAAATGCACAACAAACACTCCTTGACACTTGCTATCAATTCtgacaatcattagttaaaaaaaccTGCATCAACAAACTTCCATTTAACCAATGATAGCAGGGTTTTTTTCGGTAAGACTTGATCTTCATACGCTGCACACTAATCTTTAAACTGCAAAATTTATGTATCTTTCTGACAGCTAACAGATCCAATACACAGATTGTAATTCTCCCCTCAAAAGTATCCTTCtccaaattaagctccaagcaatattatcatgCCAAACATCATAACTTCAAAGTATTCCTTAAATCATTGCTTCCAAGCAATCTAGATATTATCGATTCTCCAAGCAATAACATATATCATGCAAGACAATATAGCTAAATCCATTTGATCTTCATCCTTAATCGGAATATCataaagaagttgaatctccaacaatcagcatTGAATTTATCACCTTCCACAAAGATAAGAAATTatgtaacttgaatttcagatATGCAACACTTATAAGAATcatgtcttcaaccaatagtgtcCGGCTCTATCTTGTAACTTTATGAATTCACCAATCACCTAACGTCTTTTGTATCAAATCTGCAACCCATTTAATCTGCAACCCATTCACTAGTTACCTGATAAATCATCTCTATATCAATGGcataaaataaaggtttgatcAACTACTTGGCTACAAATGATTAATTTCATCACAAAAGCTCTAAGACAAAATCCAAAACACTTGCGCAACAAAGATCATCTAtagtttaattaactttcaaccctaatcttcaatcttcatctgattcatttaaatcacctaattTATAATCAGGGGCCTTTGATCCAAAAATTAGGTCAAACACATGTCACACAGGTTTGGAACCAGAAAGATACCATGATTGGATTCAAAACCAGAAAGATACCATGATTGAATTCTGTCAAAACATCATGATCTTTATTATTTCaaaaaaccaaattttttttatggaataCATGGAAGGTTTTAAATGTTTATCCCCCcttttctctacaaaattcttaaaagaaCCTATAtgattgttttttgtttcaacACATCTCTCATTCTCATTTTCATCCCATGTTTGTTCACATATGTGATCAAGGAATAACCTATGCAGCTCCTTGTTAGAACAACATTATGACACAGTTGTTCATATATACAATGAAAAGATAACCTAATAGCTCCTTGTTGGAACAATCTTTTTGGCATGATTCTTGAAACTCTAAGATTTCTCGGAATCTATTAGAGGATAGACTTCGAGCCGTCATTGatttatatatcatctaaaTTAAGAACCTAAActaaaagagtttacaagttccaAATCTTAATGATATTAAGTTAGCACCCAAAATTGTTCAAGTCTACAAGTTCAAAAACTTGATTGACAGAGATCAAActcaaaaccaaatgagttacACGTTCAATCTCAAACAAGTTTAAACTAAAACTTGAAcaaaattataagttatttAGAGTGTATAAGAAGTTGTAAGAACTTTTGATTGGTTAAGTTAACAAGTTCAAAAATTCgaaattcagatttcaaaccTTAACTCAAAAGAGTTTTTTGAGTTCAAAATCAAGTCCGAAAGATTCAAACCTTAACTCAAACGAAGCAAAGAAAATCGTTCTTAGTTTAATGTAAGGTAAATGGAGAAGTATTTATAGCCAAAAGTCGAAAGTGAACTCGACCAAAGAGGTTGAATTCGACCAAAGGTGGTTGAGCTCGACCAAAGAGGTTGAACTCGACCTCTACCAAGCTAGAAATTGCCAAAACtacttgaaaattgttgaaatcTCTAACCCCGAACACGATcaatggctctgataccacttgtaagtccctaAGCCTTCGGATCTACGAGATTAGATAACTAAGTATTGAGTGCAGAAACTCTCAAGAGCTAGCAATCAACAATACAATATACACGAACAATATATGAATAATCAAAGCCTTGTATTACTTCAATAATAACGATTACAAATAAAACATGAGCTCAACTAAGTAGAGAAAACGTAAAACAAAAGACTAGAGAGATTAACACATTGCAACTAAAACTCTACACAAACCTAAAACATAATGTCTCTATATATAGGCATTGGACATGGTCGAACTCAACCTAATATGGTCAACCTCGACCACCCATGGTCGACCTCGACCTCCCAAACTCGAACTTGACCACCCTTGGTCGAACTCgacctggttgagttcgaccTGGTCAACCCTATAGTTGACTTGGTCGTGTTTGACCTTATTTCATGCAAAAACAAATCATATAATAAATTACATATTCAAacgactcaagacaaacttttataatgatgttgtcacccggaaatgcaccaacaaaaagttatttatcaaattagtataatttcaaaaatatttatcattttgggttaataactaattaataaaacctaattaaatattaaatttataaaaaatatttaccaatttaagtttaaaacctaactaaacattatttattaaatataaaatggtaTAATAGTTTGACAATAAAATAATTGGATCATATTATCCCAATTAGTTAGTAGCAATTGTTGTACTTCCTAGTTAACTCAAGTAGTTGAGCAGTTGTCTTACAAGCAgtaggtcttgggttcaagacttgggaacTACATAgaaagtctttctatgaaggcttgacttgggtatacccaggttcaagtctgaggagacagtgtttacccctattgatcgtcgtgccttcgggcggattagtaggggggtttccccccatcgggtatttgaaataggcatttctatttCGAGAgggctctctaacgcggacccggttaaaacaacgtatatTAGACCTCCCGCtatcgaatcacgacacgaaattCTCAAACGaaattcatctttcaaaaaaaaaaaaattagtagcAATTGTTTTACCGTCGATTAAAACCCACACACCAAAAAGTCGTAATTTGGTGAAAATGAAGATGGGCAGAGGGCACATAAACAAAGGGGATAAAAGAAAACAGTAACATTCATTACTacttaaaaagaattaaaagtttttaaaaataattagatGTTATCCATATAGTATTTCTATtccatttaaataaaaatctaccaatctaccaatatatatataacaagatgctaaattcattcctaaacaaataagaacctttggatagattcaatctttgatttagaaccattagatcaaatttaattatttcatttttattaaatgacaatattaatacttatactttttataattatacaaaaaatcccctttaaatttaatttacactttttgatttttccatCACAAAATTACACGTTTTACCCAATAATTATAATATGGAGAATtaagaataatagctaatatatatcaaacagaataatagttaacattatatattcaatatattaatagctaatatatatcctaataataatattatctatCTCATATTttatagaataatagttaatatcatataaaaaaaaaaaaacaaagcatATTTTAATCGAAATATATAGgatatgtttcatttaataTGTATAGgtcaattttcttttaataaaaatagtaagctatattttaaaccataataatgtggtcgatctctaccagACGATGAAGAGTCAATGCCGCTGAGTCAAATCACCACTGCTATTCAAAAAGAGAGTGTTGAGAAGGCCGAGTTTAGCTTGGAAGAGTGACAGCTTTGGGAAcgtcaacctttaacattgatctgtAAATGGAGCATGTGGTGATGCAGAAGTTGCactttattaaacaaaataaaataatttatcgaaattaataatatatatattagttaggAATGACCATGGTTTGGTCGAAACGAATAAAACCAGTTAAACCAAACCAATTGTATAGCTCGGTCGGGTTCACATCAAAAATTTAGAcagacaattttttttttaataaaccgTTCTTACGGTTTGGTTTGTGATTTTATAGTTTAAATCAACCATTTTAACCAAATCGGACCATTAGATTAACATATGTAGttataaacataattttatatttttttattaagtatatatGCCATCATATTAATTGTATCTGGtattgttcttaaaatttattagtataaatattaatacTCAATAATTGTGACATGAAGCATATAATATCATTATGCCTTAGTATGCTAGCTATAAGCACAtgatcttattattttttttttaaaaaaagaaaaaccggTTTAAATTGgtttggttggtttggtttaAAACAATGATCTGGACAGTTtggtttaaaaaaacattaaactgTTAATATTGGTTTGgattaaaattttagttaaaaccGTCCAAATCGGGTCATAGACATCcctaattaaaatcaaaacaactcaaaatttttactctactaatAGAAAGGTTTATTTCAAAACTAATGTATCCAACACCGTGATGTACTTCCAAAGAAAAGGCTTATAACAACAGAGTCAATGTTCGTCaatattctttatttataataaaaattgtttatataataaattaaatatttaaaaacattcacaaaataaaatatatgaatttatgtttacttgattttttatttattagatgttatttaaataaaatatctacgtagatagatagataatttgtgtaaattaaaatgtattattgttttttatttttgtattgaatcaaaataatatattaaaaactaataCCTACTTAATCAATATAACAGTATTATTGTAACTTTTTAGTTAGGTAATCATTAGCCGATTATATTTCAAACTAAGTATCTATATTCCCTTATAAAGAAAAAGCCCCCTTTTTATTTTGAGTAATTCTATCTTTAAATTACCAGAATTGCcattgactttttatgtttagcccttaatgaattaatttacgttctaaacctttattttaataattaacactttaaaccctaatcTTCTAAAAttttccactatcacaattacatctgcctacaccacttgacaccatcaccaccacgaatagtaccatcaccgataccactagaccgtcttccccaccactgttgccgcattgcgcgggtaccatgctcgttttaaaaaagtaaaaccgtagaattttttttttgaaaaatttttgtTAAGAGATTCAAGGACACAATGCAATTAATGGTTAACATTAAAGATTATGACCTAAaattatactaatttggtatataattttgaaactatactaatttggtaaataagtttttCTCACTACACTAGTTTGAGAAAAAAACTCGCTCAAACTGatatattttacataaaacCAAACTAATAGTAAAGGAATAGAATGTGTAAAGTTGTTATCTCGTCAGATAATCCTTTTTTCCAGTGTTTCATGTAGTGCGGTATTCATATGTAGACACCAAGCGCTGATAGTTTTCCGTGTTGTCACGTGTTGATCTTTTGTTGGCCCAGTTAAAACGAATTTGTGATAATGACATCTGTGTACCTTTGGTCACCACAATACCTTCTACGCGAGTGCCAGTAAATTAATGGACAACACATAAAACGGCAACCACGAACCTGGGATATCCTCTATTATGTACTTTGTATACCTGTGATTCTTATCCTCTGTTCCAACTTGACTCTTTACATATTGCGGATGTATATTGAGTCATTTGTTACATTTTAATCTACCCCAAGTGTTTTCAAAACCGACTATAAGCCTAAGCTACTTCCACACTTACTTAGCTTTCCATTTTCAATCTTTGTCTTCAACTTGGATCAAAGGTTATTTTTCGTTGTTAATGCAGCTTTAAAGAACATGTATATAAGATTTTACAATTAGtattgatgatatacccatacggagctctagctccgtacccgaagcagaagcagagaACGAAGTCATCTTCGCATGGTAAAGCCATAACGGAGCTCTGCTTTCGCTCAACATAATTACCCCGGAGCTCCAAAGGTAACAAATACCCAACTCTGAGGAGATACGCAACAAAGATCGGACAAAAGATCTTTTCCATGATTAATCTATTAAACATATctaagctccgatatactcagATACAATtaaggtaacaagattaccacaaatctcctcaagaaggaaataagatattcacaaaggagggaGAGATTTActctaattctcttaccctccccTCTAAGAAATcaaccctctatataaatagtgGAGGAAGCCTTACGGCATATTCATGATTCGCACGCATAAAACCCTAACACACGGTTTATTCGACTTCCGAATAAACCCCAAACACATCCCacaaaaccctaagtcgaactcGAACGACTTAGGATCAACCGATCAcaggcgtaaagcggtctctccgaccctctgaccgtaagggaatcgccaataaacacccacaacccaactcacacctctggttgagtcatagtgcgattatttgatcaaacaagtaCGACCTCTAATATTTTGGATTCTCACGATGTATTCTTAAATATATGTGATAGATGTCCCTTAATTTATGTGTATTGACCGATCAAGACAGAATTAACACATTCAATGTTTCTGTGGAATGTACATCTCGCCCGCAACTCTGATTTCATCAGTGAATGCTCGACCCCAACTCTGTTCGTCGTGTGGTTACAATAGTTGACATGTTGATCGACCCAATAAGACAAACATTTATTTGTACAGGGACAGCCACCCCTTCCACATGTACTTATAAACATCTACAAAATTAAACATGGATTAGCACATGTGAATAGATTTTGTTTAAAGGGAATAAAAGGGTTTATGTGTAATTCACATACTTTGTAAATTCCCAGGTTTGattttaacatttttgttttcatttttgacGTACTCTGCAGGTGTGCGTGATTAAATGAGTACCTTCTACCAATGGTGAAAAGGTCCCATTTGCTTTAACAGCAAAATGATGGTTCACCATATTTTCATATGTTAGTCCATATGTAAAATCTACAAAGCAGTTGCTTTGCGTCCGACATAACAGACATACATGCTTTCTTGACGATCAAATCCATGTCAATGAGTAGGACACCCACGTACAACCCTTCACCTAGTGTGGACTTCAAACGCTGTAATGCTCATTGATAATTGACCTCTCGTAAATTAGTAACAAATGCTTAAGCTATG
The sequence above is drawn from the Erigeron canadensis isolate Cc75 chromosome 4, C_canadensis_v1, whole genome shotgun sequence genome and encodes:
- the LOC122595147 gene encoding CBL-interacting serine/threonine-protein kinase 12-like isoform X1 yields the protein MATNSSSSPTTTTRKEGQGLLMGRYEIGKLLGHGSFSKVYLARNVKTNEFVAIKVIDKEQILKGGLISHIKREISILRRVRHPNIVQLFEVMATKAKIFFVMEYVKGGELFNKVAKGRLKEEIARNYFQQLISAVGFCHARGVFHRDLKPENILLDEDGNLKVSDFGLSAISDQIRGDGLFHTFCGTPAYVAPEVLGRKGYEAAKVDVWSCGVILFVLMAGYLPFNDQNVMVMYKKIYKGEFRCPRWFTPELTRLLKRLLQTNPEKRITIPEIMENRWFKKGFQDVKFYLEDDKLYSVPHGEIEADVIDYSSGSESQTIPEARKQLRVSASMPRPASLNAFDLISFSPGCSLSGLFEDGGEESRFVSSASVPNIISKLEEIAKGVSFKVRKKDFRVSLEGSREGERGPLTIGAEIFELTPNLRVLELKKKAGDRVEYDEFFDRELRPGLRTLMLPDPVSIEPNKE
- the LOC122595147 gene encoding CBL-interacting serine/threonine-protein kinase 12-like isoform X2, encoding MATNSSSSPTTTTRKEGQGLLMGRYEIGFCHARGVFHRDLKPENILLDEDGNLKVSDFGLSAISDQIRGDGLFHTFCGTPAYVAPEVLGRKGYEAAKVDVWSCGVILFVLMAGYLPFNDQNVMVMYKKIYKGEFRCPRWFTPELTRLLKRLLQTNPEKRITIPEIMENRWFKKGFQDVKFYLEDDKLYSVPHGEIEADVIDYSSGSESQTIPEARKQLRVSASMPRPASLNAFDLISFSPGCSLSGLFEDGGEESRFVSSASVPNIISKLEEIAKGVSFKVRKKDFRVSLEGSREGERGPLTIGAEIFELTPNLRVLELKKKAGDRVEYDEFFDRELRPGLRTLMLPDPVSIEPNKE